ACCTGCGTGAAGCTTCGTCCTTTGTTGCGTGTGGGGGAAATCGCCTGGGTGGATTCTCTTCTCTCCCAGACGATTTTGCGTTGCCAGCGTATCTCAATCTAACACCGCCGAGTCGACTCGCTCCACCGAGCCATGAATCGGCTGAGAGGGCGAGGGGCATGGATTCTAGGTTCGGCAGCTATGCCTCATCTGAAGAAGAGAGCCCAGAACTCATTGGTCGCTATCCAAGACTCCTATCTCTCCACCAAGGTGATTGCTCCTTTCCCTCTTCTTCtgtaaaaaaaagttcatttttttgtttgtttgtattaaaatagACGAGTTTTGATTCAATTCATATCGATTTTTGAAGAATTTGGTTTTAGGGCATAATCATAACTATCATCTTGTTAATGGGCTTTCGTTATCATTGTTTCATTAGGATTTGCTCGAGAGGCAGAGGGTCGTGTTTACAGTTGCAACTTCTGTTGCATCTGTTGCTACCGCTTGGATTGGTAAGTTTGCTATAGTTTATACTTTGCATCTCTCCCTTGCTGTACTTTCTGAATTGGGGATGTACTTCTATGATAACTGATCTTCCGATTAACAAAGTTCACTACTTtgagctttgttttttttttttttgtgttgtactGAGCGTTGCAAGAGTATCTTATTGTTGTATTTGTTTCTGTTCACACCGAGCTGGCCTTTATAACTGACCCATTGGATGATGAATGATTTGATTGATTGTGCAGGTTATTCATTACGACACTACAATGAAACTAGGATCGATCAGAGGCTGGAATCGATTGAGAATGCGGTTAGTGTCTATCATCAAAGAAGATACTTGACTCTAATCTTATCTTGCTTGTTAGTTGTTAATTGGAAACTATGAGAGTGATATATATCTATGTATTACATTCATGCATCGGAGTTAGCTGCTTGTATATTTGGATTCCTGTAGCTTCTCTTCTGTGGAAACTCTTGAAAAATGACTTATTGCTGCTTATACCTCTGTGGTTAACAAATCCCTAGTTGCTCTATAAATTTCAACTGATTGTCGTCACTTgaaacttttgttttctttccacGGCAGATGAAACACACCCATGAATTGGAACGAGGAGAACTCAAGGAGCTTGTTGATCCAGTGGGTTCCAGATTCACTTCAACAATTGCCACCGCTGGAACCACTTTGATCATCGGGTTTGTTGTTTTcaccaataaaaaaaagacaCTTCTTAGGCTCACAACAACAAGTTCTGTGCTTATTTAATAGTTtgaccttctttttttttccgtctTCCAGGTATGGGTTGGGGTGGCGCGGAGGGATATGGTATGCAAACAGGAAGTTTAAAAGAGAACAAATGAGATTGGCTGGTCAGTTAAAACCGAGGGAGTGGAAGTTGTTATTAGGGAGGATAAAACCCCGAGCTTGGCCTACCTCAAGGCTCCTCAGACGACCGTTCCCAAGGCAGACCACAGAAAATGCTTTGAAGACACCACCTGAGAATCCTGCTTGAATATTCAGAAAACTTGTGGGAGGAGGAGAAACAATTCAAAAGCAATAGCTAATCGAAACAAAAGAacgattatttttctttttacactctctctgtagATTCTTGACATTAATCTAAAGTCTACACATCGGTTTTGTCATGAAGCCAAAAGGCTGTTCCTCTTTGTTCCTTGTAATTGATCAAGTTCAGATACTGTGTgcatttttttatcttcttcttgtatAACCACGTTTGATTTTGGCTGGAAGAGCTAGAAAACGGGCAAACTCTAGTCCGTATTGGGCTACAAAGGCCCAATAAATATTTAGTGATAGCCCAAAGTTAAACTAACCGGATATAACCGACCTCGATTAAATACCCGACCCGATGCTGATTGATTCTCTTCTTCGACATTGGGTGTATTGTATATAGTAATAGTATAATTCAAGCTGCTTGTTTTCTGGATCTTCGACCTGAACCGAATCGGTGCTTGTTCGCCATTTATCTCTGGAGCTAATCTTCTCAGTCGAGACGATACTCTACACTTGTGGTCTGTGACAATTCAATCGGTGCGTATTTTTCTTATAGTGCTTCGTTGTTTGCTTCATAGTGAAATTCGTAGTCATTTGTGGTCGAATATTAGTGTAATCGGAGAAGAGAGAAGATGAGCATTGTACCTAAGGAAACGATTGAGGTTACAGCACAGAGTATTGGGATCACTAACTTATCACCCGAGGCTGCACTTATGCTTGCTCCTGATGTTGAGTACCGTGTTCGTGAGATCATGCAGGTAGCTTACCcctttttatctatttctagTCATCTCTTTGTTGTTCTTTGAGGTGAAGGAATCAGGTCctcatcttttttattttatttttggatgtCTTTGCAGGAAGCTATCAAGAGCATGCGTCACTCAAAGAGAACGACTTTGACAGCTTCGGATGTTGATGGTGCTCTCAACTTAAGGAGCCTTGAGGTACTAACTGGAGACCACCCATCTACAAGTTTTGGTAGTGCATTATCATTACAATGTTTGATAGCTTCCCTTTGATGatattgaatattttatttactggaGCTATCTAGTAGTAGTGAGAATGATCTATGGTATCTGGTTTTGAGGTTTGACCACCTTCCTGTTGCATCTAGCACCGTCAGTTAAAAGTTgctttcaaatatttttatctagaGCAGTTAACTGATTCAGATGCATTTATCTGAGAGTGATCATATTTTATTGCAGCCGACATATGGCTTTGCATCAGGAGGACCGTTTCGTTTTAGAAAAGCTGTTGGGCATCAGGATTTGTTCTACACTGATGACAGAGAGGTGGATTTCAAAGATGTAAGATCTTGGGATTATATATACATCTTTTGTTTCAGTTAAAGCCTTCATTATATTATTCTAATATTTTCAAGAAACGTCATGATTCTAGGTGATTGGAGCCCCACTACCGAAAGCTCCCCTTGATACTGAACTTGTCTGTCACTGGCTGGCTATTGAAGGAGTGCAGCCAGCTATCCCAGAAAATGCTCCTTTAGAAGGTTTGCCTCTCAATTTTATGTCCTGGGTTGGAGTTGTAAAGCCATTAGCTAAATTGATTGACAGGAAACTATTACTAGTAATGTACAGTGACGTTTAAGTGGTGAATTAACTTCTTTCTGGTCCTTGTTTATCCCCATCGTGAATATAATTCCACTTGTTTATGGTGTTTGTAGTCATCAGAGCACCTGCagataacaaaatatatgaGCAAAAGGATGGACCTCTAATTGACGTTAGGCCACCAGTTAAACATGTACTATCTAGGGAACTTCAGGTATATGCTGCAGACTATATATCACAGTGACGTATCTGACATGCATAAGACTTATCTGTTATTTTCTCTTTACAGTTATACTTCCAAAAGATTGCTGAAATTACAATGAGCAAGTCAAGTCCTGCTCTGTTTAAAGAGGCATTAGTGAGCTTGGCCTCAGACTCAGGACTTCATCCTTTAGTtccatattttacaaatttcatTGCTGATGAGGTAACATAATGCACCATCGAGGAatcttaaaaagaaataatgcaCGCAATTACTTGATGTATATTATAATAGTTATTTTCTCACTGTGCAGGTATCACGTGGTTTAAATGACTTCCAAATCCTGTTTAATCTAATGCACGTTGTTAGAAGTCTTCTACAGAATCCCCATATACACATAGAACCTTATGTGATTTGCTTTCTGGATTATCTCTTACAACTTCCAAGAATAATCGTAGAATCATGTAACTACATCTTTTTTAGGTTTTTGCTGTGGGTTCCTTCAAATTGCAATTTAGGCAACTCTGTACTATGCATATAACACGGTTAGGTGTAGTCAGGTAGTGTTGTTCTGACTTGGAGAACGCTGTGGAATTGCAAATGACAAAAAAGTTCTCCATAGAGCTGTATTGAGATAATTTCATATTCGCTTGGGATTATGTTCAAAATAAGTTGTTTTCACGGCGTTGTTTCCTAACCATGGAGCTAagtgaaaattttcttttggtGACAGCTGCACCAGTTGATGCCATCTGTTGTAACATGCCTTGTATCGAGAAAGCTTGGAAACAGATTTGCCGATAACCATTGGGAGCTTCGAGATTTTACAGCGAAGCTAGTTTCACTGATATGTAAAAGGTTCGTTCTTTCCCTTTCATTATGGGGATCATCTTACTGAACGTGATTTCTTActaaataatgaaattttatatGGAGCAATTGTATGCAATATGGTGAGATAATAGTATCCATATATATGGTCCACTAAGTTTATATTTGCTGGTCTCTTGCTATTGGCATCTGGTATTTCCCGCTTGAGCTGAAAAATCAAATGGGAAGAGATCTGAATTAAGagcaataaataataacttactAAAGTTTTCTTCACTATTAAGAAGGATTTTGTCATTCTCTGCGAAATCTGTTTTACTCATCTCACCTTAATATTCTCCTAAAATCATAAATCTTGtggtttgaataaaatgttCCAGGTTTGGAAACACTTACCATACACTTCAGTCTCGTCTTTCGAAAACTCTAGGCAATGCACTTTTGGACCCAAAGAAAGCTTTGACTCAGCACTATGGTGCAATTCAAGGATTAACGGCTTTGGGGCACAATGTTGTAAGTACTTCCTCTACTCTTCTGATGATACATTCAGATATTATTTCTATATTTGTTAGCTCCATCACGACTCATTTTACTGCTATCACTTtgctattttcattttttctattagttctataagtttcccCGGAATCAGTGTTACTCCTCCATGAAAATGATTGTCACCtgtgtcacaaaaaaaaaactgaatctcAGTACTCCTCCGATGTTAGCTGAATGTCATTTTATTGTGTAGGTACGCCTTCTTATTCTGTCAAATCTCGAACCGTATCTAAGTCTTCTCGAACCAGAATTGGATTGTGAGAAGCAAAAGAACCAAATGAAGAGCTATGAAGCTTGGCGTGTGTATGGGGCCTTGCTGGTTAGTCTTAGCCTCTTAGTCATCGTCTAAAATTGCATACAAAATCTCAGTAGTTTTATATATGGACAATCCTTAAAGAGACTTGCGAATTTTTTTTTCCCAGCGTGCTGCAGGCTTGTGTATACATGATCGGCTTAAAGTCTTCCCAAATTTACCATCCCCTTCGCCAAGTTTACTCCATAAGGGAAAGGGAAAAATAATCAGTGCTGAGACACGTAAGTTGCTGCACCAACCAATTTACTTTCTGTGCATTATATGGTTGTTGGTGCGTCAGACACATACCTAGAGACTAATAGTTGGCTCAATAACGTTCCTATATGGCTCGGTGATAACAATTGTTTCGACTACCATCATTTTATTCTCCTCTTAGGCTTTTAATGAATATGTCAGGTAAGCGGAAGCTAAGTGCTGATTCTTCACAAAACCAGTTACCCCATAAAAGATTGATGACAACTACAGATGGGTTACGACCGCAAGATCACACCGGTCCAGCTCCAATGCATGTAGATAAACCGATGGGAAAGAAAGGTAACGAATCTGAAAGCAGACACCAAAATGAGAAAGAAAGGGGAAAGGGCCGGGTTATTACCATGAAAGCAATCCTTGGTCAGATTTGGAAAGATGACCTTGATTCTGGACGGCTCTTGGTGAAACTGCACCAACTCTATGATGATAGGATTCTTCCTTTTATCCCTTCTACAGAAATGTCAGTATTCCTCTAATCATTAAGAGGTGCGTTTGCATTTTCATTTGTGTATTATAAAGTTTGAGAGCAACTATATTAGATTTTGGAACTTAAAGAAACTATTGGAGCTAATTTGAGCAAATTATCGTAGGGGATAAACCGCCTCCTCCAGAGGCCCAGCAGATAAGAGCCCTACCTGAAACTCCAGCTCACATCGAGTGTCGGAAGTTTTCAAATCTATATGTAGTCATGTAATAGGGGTTGTGAGAGAAAATGTGGTGATGACACCTAAGCATAGTAAGCAATGTTACAACTTAAAGAAAACtcctcaattaatatatatatatatatatatataggagatATGTGAAGTTGTATTTGAAGTATGAGAGTGTAGATGTTCTGCAAAAAGAGAACCTCTCACCTTCTTCACTAAATGGagttttcctttttgtttttgatagGGGAAGTTGagttttagataaaatataatctgGAAACCACAAAACTGAAAAGAAATAATGCATGAATTTAAGGTCACAGTAAGTTATGAGGTAACTTCAACAAAAACACACTAGAACATAAGATAATCTGCAATGTCGGACGACCAGAAGAAAACCTAAGATTTAACAAACCTGAAAAGAAATTATGCATGAATTTTAAGGTCACAGGAAGTTGTGAAGTCTCTTGGCTGATGTCAAAGTGTTCGATAGGAGCATGTCTGATTCCAGTAGTCCCTCGCTACCAACATCAGTTATGATAGCTGATGCAACTTCGCAAGCCTCCTCATAGCAAATGTCGCCGACCCATCGAAAGCCATAACGAGCATTTCGGTCCTGCAGTTCATAGTTTATATGAATGTCTCATAATTGTGACTTAAATCAATATGAGTGCATTTTCGACGAAAAAAGCTTACTCGAACATAACTAATCCCAACATCGACGATGACTGCTCCCGGTTTTATCCAGCTTCCTCTGACCATGTTTGGTTTACCAACGGCAGAGATTATGATGTCAGCTTGTCTTGTAATGTCTTGAGGGTTCTTGGTTTTTGAATGGATAATGGTAACAGTTGCATCTTCTCTCTATAGCCATagacaaaataatcaaaaagacCATATCCAAAACTATCATTTCAAAAAGGGCAATAATATTG
This portion of the Raphanus sativus cultivar WK10039 unplaced genomic scaffold, ASM80110v3 Scaffold2091, whole genome shotgun sequence genome encodes:
- the LOC130505201 gene encoding uncharacterized protein LOC130505201, producing MNRLRGRGAWILGSAAMPHLKKRAQNSLVAIQDSYLSTKDLLERQRVVFTVATSVASVATAWIGYSLRHYNETRIDQRLESIENAMKHTHELERGELKELVDPVGSRFTSTIATAGTTLIIGYGLGWRGGIWYANRKFKREQMRLAGQLKPREWKLLLGRIKPRAWPTSRLLRRPFPRQTTENALKTPPENPA
- the LOC108822678 gene encoding transcription initiation factor TFIID subunit 6 isoform X2: MSIVPKETIEVTAQSIGITNLSPEAALMLAPDVEYRVREIMQEAIKSMRHSKRTTLTASDVDGALNLRSLEPTYGFASGGPFRFRKAVGHQDLFYTDDREVDFKDVIGAPLPKAPLDTELVCHWLAIEGVQPAIPENAPLEVIRAPADNKIYEQKDGPLIDVRPPVKHVLSRELQLYFQKIAEITMSKSSPALFKEALVSLASDSGLHPLVPYFTNFIADELHQLMPSVVTCLVSRKLGNRFADNHWELRDFTAKLVSLICKRFGNTYHTLQSRLSKTLGNALLDPKKALTQHYGAIQGLTALGHNVVRLLILSNLEPYLSLLEPELDCEKQKNQMKSYEAWRVYGALLRAAGLCIHDRLKVFPNLPSPSPSLLHKGKGKIISAETRKRKLSADSSQNQLPHKRLMTTTDGLRPQDHTGPAPMHVDKPMGKKGNESESRHQNEKERGKGRVITMKAILGQIWKDDLDSGRLLVKLHQLYDDRILPFIPSTEMSVFL
- the LOC108822678 gene encoding transcription initiation factor TFIID subunit 6 isoform X1 → MSIVPKETIEVTAQSIGITNLSPEAALMLAPDVEYRVREIMQEAIKSMRHSKRTTLTASDVDGALNLRSLEPTYGFASGGPFRFRKAVGHQDLFYTDDREVDFKDVIGAPLPKAPLDTELVCHWLAIEGVQPAIPENAPLEVIRAPADNKIYEQKDGPLIDVRPPVKHVLSRELQLYFQKIAEITMSKSSPALFKEALVSLASDSGLHPLVPYFTNFIADEVSRGLNDFQILFNLMHVVRSLLQNPHIHIEPYLHQLMPSVVTCLVSRKLGNRFADNHWELRDFTAKLVSLICKRFGNTYHTLQSRLSKTLGNALLDPKKALTQHYGAIQGLTALGHNVVRLLILSNLEPYLSLLEPELDCEKQKNQMKSYEAWRVYGALLRAAGLCIHDRLKVFPNLPSPSPSLLHKGKGKIISAETRKRKLSADSSQNQLPHKRLMTTTDGLRPQDHTGPAPMHVDKPMGKKGNESESRHQNEKERGKGRVITMKAILGQIWKDDLDSGRLLVKLHQLYDDRILPFIPSTEMSVFL